Proteins encoded together in one Nitrospiria bacterium window:
- a CDS encoding AAA family ATPase, whose translation MYESYYGFREKPFSLLPDPDFFYKSSIHAAALNVLAYGLFNRSGFVVITGEIGTGKSLLLRKMIVEAGRELTVGMISNTHAQVQSLMPWIPPVFKLRSKSQDPVVAYRHFSDFLEREQAEKRRVVLAVDEAQNLTPAMLEELRLLSNLNSGKDPVLQIVLSGQPGLRDLLRRPDMVQFAQRIDAEYHLEPMNAEETTQYIRHRLKTAGGEFPLFEDAVFPLIYRLTGGIPRLINQVCERSLVYGFAESARNISARVVAEAASDRVAGGIVPFDENVDLTPYLRERETKIGVHGANGNGSHREERHRPAGGSGEVPDSAYRKGMELRQDGQYDEAIRFFEKAAQAPGYWLKAHFQAGLCHRDAGRIEEGLRSFRTALSDHSAPDRETVRVRYETALALEIRGKFREAADVYRRIQLMDPGHGDVDDRLKRITASFALRRPWIGRIRGRLIRLGPLRLVRSFKRVYRNLIDS comes from the coding sequence ATGTATGAATCGTATTACGGTTTCCGTGAAAAACCGTTTTCTCTGCTTCCGGATCCGGATTTTTTTTACAAGAGCTCCATACACGCTGCGGCATTGAACGTACTCGCATACGGTCTGTTCAATCGATCCGGATTCGTGGTCATCACCGGTGAGATCGGAACGGGCAAAAGCCTTCTGTTGCGAAAAATGATCGTGGAAGCCGGGCGGGAACTCACGGTCGGAATGATCTCCAATACCCACGCGCAGGTCCAGAGTTTGATGCCATGGATACCGCCGGTTTTCAAACTGCGTTCCAAGAGCCAGGATCCGGTGGTCGCCTACCGCCACTTCTCGGATTTCCTGGAGCGGGAGCAGGCCGAAAAGCGCCGGGTGGTGTTGGCGGTGGACGAGGCGCAGAATCTTACTCCGGCGATGCTGGAGGAACTGAGGCTCCTGTCGAACCTGAACTCCGGAAAAGATCCGGTTCTTCAAATCGTGCTCTCCGGCCAGCCCGGTCTGAGGGATCTCTTACGTCGGCCCGACATGGTCCAGTTCGCCCAGCGGATTGACGCGGAGTATCACCTGGAACCGATGAATGCGGAGGAAACGACCCAGTATATCCGGCACCGCCTCAAAACGGCCGGGGGGGAGTTCCCTCTTTTCGAGGATGCGGTCTTTCCCCTGATTTATCGTCTTACGGGCGGCATTCCCCGGTTGATCAATCAGGTCTGCGAACGATCTCTCGTTTACGGATTCGCCGAATCGGCCCGGAACATTTCGGCCAGGGTGGTCGCGGAGGCGGCTTCGGACCGGGTCGCGGGGGGGATCGTTCCCTTTGACGAGAACGTCGATCTGACTCCATACCTTCGGGAAAGGGAAACGAAAATAGGAGTCCATGGCGCCAACGGCAACGGGTCCCACCGGGAGGAACGGCATCGTCCGGCCGGGGGATCGGGAGAGGTCCCGGATTCGGCTTACCGGAAAGGGATGGAATTGCGACAGGACGGGCAATACGATGAAGCGATCCGATTCTTCGAAAAAGCGGCTCAGGCTCCGGGGTATTGGCTGAAGGCTCATTTCCAGGCCGGCCTCTGCCACCGGGACGCGGGCCGGATCGAAGAGGGGCTGCGTTCTTTCCGGACCGCCTTGTCGGACCATTCCGCTCCGGATCGGGAGACGGTCCGGGTTCGTTATGAAACGGCGCTGGCTCTGGAAATCCGGGGAAAATTTCGGGAAGCCGCGGATGTCTACCGAAGGATCCAACTCATGGATCCCGGACATGGCGATGTCGATGACCGCCTAAAACGGATCACCGCTTCCTTCGCGCTCCGCCGACCCTGGATCGGCCGGATCCGCGGACGCTTGATTCGATTGGGGCCGCTCCGGCTCGTGCGATCCTTCAAGCGAGTTTACAGGAATTTAATCGATTCTTGA
- a CDS encoding POTRA domain-containing protein — protein MNGLLPIILFLCFFFSGSIPALYAEAQTEGAAEAPQKTAEPAEGSPGEAPKEATTPAPAVQNPAEITFAISDYQVEGNTVLTPDRVKEIVSKYQGPQQHMKDVDQARSALEKAYREAGYPTVLVIVPQQTIENGVVRLTVVESRLGEVRVTGNRYFSKRDILARLPSLKEDFLIYEPSFLKELNQANSNPDLEIDPVLALGQKPGTVDLELSIKDRLPLHASLEWNNQGTPDTPKQRLNGSIQYTNLFNRDQLLTFQTTQTPEDWGQVQVYGLSYVVPLKTSGRTAVFYGALSQSNSQLSVGAISTSSGNVNIPGNADIGGARYVIPLDTGTKLSQQILLGLDYKHLDKSTATFPGGLGTEVVSDRVNYMPLSINDTLLYQDRVGTTKISATAKGYVAGMVPGGDKEDFGGDPSDPINHPGNRHGSTGTFLILQGGLERLQDLPKGSALSLKADGQWASEPLIPAEEYFAGGVDSVRGYLESEALGDNAFHWTLELFSPTIPTVHSDPLKESVQITVFYDAAYLRTRQALPGQIDHQRLDGAGWGVRLKLTDYFQGRVDFAWAMKDAAITQAGDFFVHFSMKAMF, from the coding sequence TTGAACGGTCTCCTGCCGATTATTCTGTTTCTTTGTTTTTTCTTCTCCGGTTCGATTCCGGCGTTGTACGCGGAGGCTCAGACGGAGGGAGCGGCGGAGGCGCCTCAAAAAACCGCCGAACCGGCGGAAGGGTCCCCGGGAGAGGCGCCGAAAGAAGCGACGACACCCGCACCCGCGGTCCAGAATCCGGCGGAAATCACCTTTGCCATAAGCGATTATCAGGTGGAGGGAAATACGGTTCTGACTCCGGACAGGGTCAAAGAGATCGTTTCGAAATATCAGGGTCCGCAACAGCATATGAAGGACGTCGATCAGGCCCGTTCCGCGCTGGAGAAGGCCTACCGCGAGGCCGGCTACCCCACGGTTCTGGTGATCGTCCCGCAGCAGACAATCGAAAACGGGGTCGTGCGCCTCACGGTCGTCGAAAGCCGGCTGGGGGAGGTTCGGGTTACGGGAAACCGCTATTTTTCAAAACGGGACATCCTGGCGAGACTGCCTTCCCTGAAAGAGGATTTCTTGATTTACGAACCAAGCTTCCTTAAGGAACTGAACCAGGCCAACAGCAATCCGGACCTGGAGATCGACCCGGTCCTCGCGCTGGGTCAAAAGCCCGGAACGGTGGATCTCGAACTATCCATTAAGGATCGTCTTCCGCTTCATGCGAGCCTGGAATGGAATAACCAGGGCACTCCGGACACGCCAAAGCAACGCCTGAACGGGTCAATCCAGTACACCAATCTCTTCAACCGGGATCAGCTCCTCACCTTCCAGACGACTCAAACGCCCGAGGATTGGGGACAGGTCCAGGTCTATGGATTGAGCTACGTCGTTCCCCTGAAAACGTCGGGTCGAACAGCCGTTTTTTATGGGGCACTCTCCCAGAGCAATTCGCAGTTATCCGTCGGCGCAATATCGACCTCCTCGGGGAACGTGAACATCCCCGGGAACGCCGATATCGGGGGGGCCCGGTATGTCATCCCGCTCGATACCGGCACGAAATTGTCTCAACAGATCCTGCTTGGTCTTGATTATAAACATTTGGATAAAAGCACGGCCACCTTTCCCGGCGGGCTGGGGACAGAGGTCGTGAGCGATAGGGTCAATTACATGCCCCTATCGATCAACGATACGCTACTTTATCAGGACCGAGTGGGGACGACGAAAATTTCCGCCACCGCCAAAGGTTATGTGGCAGGGATGGTGCCGGGCGGGGACAAGGAGGATTTCGGCGGGGATCCCTCGGATCCCATCAACCATCCCGGAAACCGCCACGGATCGACGGGGACCTTTCTAATCCTCCAGGGAGGCCTGGAGCGGCTGCAGGACCTTCCGAAGGGATCCGCTCTGTCTCTAAAGGCCGACGGGCAGTGGGCGAGCGAGCCCCTGATCCCGGCCGAGGAATATTTTGCGGGAGGCGTCGATTCGGTCCGGGGCTATTTGGAAAGCGAGGCCTTGGGCGACAACGCCTTCCATTGGACCCTGGAATTATTTTCTCCGACAATTCCAACGGTCCACTCCGATCCTTTGAAGGAGAGCGTTCAGATTACCGTGTTCTACGATGCGGCCTACCTCCGGACCCGGCAGGCGCTCCCCGGTCAGATCGACCATCAACGGCTCGACGGAGCGGGTTGGGGGGTGCGATTGAAACTGACCGACTATTTTCAGGGACGAGTGGATTTTGCGTGGGCGATGAAGGATGCCGCGATCACTCAGGCCGGGGATTTCTTTGTTCATTTCTCCATGAAAGCCATGTTTTAA
- a CDS encoding Wzz/FepE/Etk N-terminal domain-containing protein: MDDGKKDFREYLDLIRRRKVQILLPAAGLFIAGILVSFLLPPSYRSTATILIEEQEVPPDLVRSTVTSYADQRIETIKHQVMTRSNLWKIVEQYGLYAGERRRETTEEVLVRFVNDIKLEVISAEVVDHRTGQPTHATIAFTLAYDGETPERAQKVANELTSLFLSENLRTRERNAQETTVFLKSQAQRLSGHIRDLEKKISAFKEHAKGALPELTQLNMQLLNQVDQELIGVDQQVRALEEKKISLEGQLATLKPNTPIITTSGERILDQEERLKALRAQYASSASYLSAQHPDVIKMKREIDALEKDVGEADDTDELSKQLTAARANLDGLLERYGEDHPDVIRTRKVIASLEHAIARARPGAGEPAPVKPENPAYIMTQSQLASARNDLKAMKATRAEMKARADELALRLEKTPMIEQEYLDLTRDRDNSAEKYREIRSKLVEAQVSEVLEAQRKGERFSLIDPPALPEKPEKPKRGILVFLSLVLAAAGGIGSGAAAENLDHSVHTARALGLLSQAPPLAVIPYMPNEEDRKRSVRMKRRLIGGGVGLLIVSLMAVHFLWLPLDVIWFMILRKIGLG; the protein is encoded by the coding sequence ATGGATGACGGGAAAAAAGACTTCAGGGAATATCTGGATCTCATTCGGAGGAGGAAGGTTCAGATTTTATTGCCCGCGGCCGGGCTCTTTATCGCCGGAATCCTGGTGTCCTTCCTCCTGCCGCCGTCCTATCGTTCGACGGCCACCATTTTGATCGAGGAGCAGGAAGTGCCTCCGGATCTGGTGCGGTCCACCGTCACCAGCTATGCCGATCAGCGAATCGAAACGATCAAGCACCAGGTCATGACCCGCTCAAACCTTTGGAAAATCGTCGAGCAATACGGGCTTTACGCCGGCGAGCGGCGCCGCGAAACCACGGAAGAAGTCCTGGTGCGCTTCGTGAACGACATCAAGCTCGAGGTAATCAGCGCGGAGGTCGTGGATCACCGCACCGGCCAGCCGACGCACGCCACCATCGCCTTCACCCTGGCGTACGACGGGGAAACTCCGGAACGGGCCCAGAAAGTCGCCAACGAGCTGACCAGTCTTTTCCTGTCGGAGAATCTTAGAACCCGCGAACGTAACGCCCAGGAGACCACGGTGTTCCTCAAAAGCCAGGCCCAACGACTTTCCGGCCATATCCGGGATCTGGAAAAAAAGATTTCGGCGTTCAAGGAGCACGCCAAGGGGGCCCTGCCCGAACTGACCCAGTTGAACATGCAGTTGTTAAACCAGGTCGACCAGGAGCTGATCGGCGTGGACCAACAGGTCCGCGCCCTGGAGGAAAAAAAAATCTCTCTCGAAGGCCAATTGGCGACGCTGAAGCCCAACACGCCGATCATCACCACCTCCGGGGAGCGGATCCTGGACCAGGAGGAGCGGCTCAAGGCCCTCCGGGCCCAGTACGCGAGCAGCGCGTCCTACTTGTCGGCGCAGCATCCCGATGTGATCAAGATGAAGCGGGAGATCGACGCGCTTGAGAAGGATGTCGGGGAGGCGGACGACACGGATGAACTTTCGAAACAGCTCACCGCCGCCCGGGCGAACCTGGACGGCCTTTTGGAGCGGTATGGGGAAGACCATCCCGATGTCATCCGGACCCGGAAGGTCATCGCATCCCTTGAACACGCGATCGCCCGGGCCCGGCCGGGTGCGGGAGAACCCGCGCCGGTCAAGCCGGAAAATCCGGCGTATATTATGACCCAATCGCAGCTCGCGTCGGCCCGCAACGATTTAAAGGCGATGAAGGCCACGCGGGCCGAAATGAAAGCCCGCGCCGACGAACTCGCCCTTCGGCTGGAAAAAACCCCGATGATCGAGCAGGAATACCTGGACTTGACTCGCGACCGGGATAATTCCGCTGAGAAATATAGGGAAATCCGGTCCAAACTGGTGGAGGCCCAGGTTTCCGAGGTTTTGGAAGCCCAGCGCAAAGGGGAGCGCTTTTCCCTGATCGATCCCCCGGCCCTTCCCGAAAAACCGGAAAAGCCGAAACGGGGCATCCTCGTTTTTCTCAGCCTCGTTCTGGCCGCCGCCGGCGGCATCGGCTCCGGGGCGGCGGCGGAAAATTTGGACCATTCCGTCCATACCGCACGGGCCCTCGGCCTGCTCAGCCAGGCGCCTCCCCTGGCGGTGATCCCCTACATGCCCAACGAGGAAGACCGGAAGCGGTCCGTCCGGATGAAAAGGAGACTCATCGGGGGCGGCGTCGGTCTCCTCATCGTCTCTTTGATGGCGGTCCACTTCCTGTGGCTTCCGCTCGATGTCATTTGGTTCATGATTCTGAGAAAAATCGGCTTGGGGTGA
- a CDS encoding CpsD/CapB family tyrosine-protein kinase — MDRLRIALDRAKGNREPQEIPTLSRRPDSRGGPPGSIIYKQTRSVEAPLSHMREHRIIAAFEENEFGHAYKILRTQVLHRMRENGWNLLGVTSPGEKEGKTVTAVNLAISLAMEEGQTVLLVDADLPNPGVHRVLGIGTNPGLAEYLTEDRSLGSLLVHPGLGRLVLLPGGRPLGRSAERLTSPKMVAMTEEMKHRYPARMVLFDLPPLFYSADVLAFSPHLDALLLVVEAGRTKREEIEKALQVLRAVPLVGVVLNKERGKGTAPQTKPSS; from the coding sequence ATGGATAGGCTCCGGATCGCACTCGATCGGGCGAAAGGGAATCGGGAACCCCAGGAGATCCCGACCCTTTCCCGCCGCCCGGATTCGCGCGGAGGTCCGCCCGGAAGCATCATTTATAAACAGACCCGTTCGGTGGAAGCGCCGCTTTCCCACATGCGGGAACATCGGATCATTGCGGCCTTTGAGGAAAATGAGTTTGGCCACGCATATAAAATCCTCCGGACGCAGGTCCTTCACCGCATGCGGGAAAACGGGTGGAACCTGCTCGGGGTGACGAGCCCCGGCGAAAAGGAAGGGAAGACCGTCACCGCCGTAAACCTGGCGATCAGCCTGGCGATGGAGGAGGGTCAGACGGTTCTCCTGGTCGACGCGGATTTGCCGAACCCGGGGGTCCATCGTGTCCTTGGAATCGGGACGAACCCGGGGCTGGCCGAATACCTGACGGAGGATCGATCCCTCGGTTCCCTTCTGGTCCACCCGGGCCTGGGACGTCTGGTCCTGCTTCCGGGGGGACGACCCTTGGGACGTTCCGCGGAACGGCTCACGTCGCCGAAGATGGTCGCCATGACCGAGGAGATGAAGCACCGTTATCCGGCCCGGATGGTGCTCTTCGATCTCCCCCCGCTATTTTATTCGGCCGATGTCCTGGCTTTTTCCCCCCATCTGGACGCCCTGCTGCTGGTGGTGGAAGCGGGACGGACCAAACGGGAAGAGATCGAGAAGGCCCTCCAGGTCCTCCGGGCGGTTCCTCTCGTCGGGGTGGTACTGAACAAAGAACGGGGAAAAGGAACGGCGCCGCAAACCAAGCCATCCAGTTAG